A stretch of DNA from Limnohabitans sp. MORI2:
TGTGCGTTGGGTTTGGCCACACCTGCGGCCATCATGGCAGGCACGGGTGTGGCTGCGAAGCACGGCATTCTTATCAAGGACGCTCAAGCCTTGGAGGTTGCGCACCAAGTAAATACGGTGGCGTTCGATAAAACAGGAACGCTGACCTTAGGCCAGCCACAGTTGCTGTCTGTCTTGTTGGCAGAGGAGGGCGCTACATCTTTGCCGCTGACAGCACTCACACAAGATGCCAAACATTGGCTCGGTGTAGCGGCCAGTTTGCAAAGCGCGAGCGAACACCCTTTGGCCCATGCCGTGGTGCAAGCGGCGAAAACACAAGGGTTGGGCATCACATCACCTCAAGACGCCAAAGCCGTGGTGGGCTCTGGCAGTGAAGGGAAGGTGAATGGACAACAGATATTGCTTGGCAGCGTTCGTTGGATGAACGAGCTTGCTGTGCCTTTGGGCGCGCTGCATAGACAGGTAGAGCTTTTGCAAGCGCAGGGTGCCACTGTGTCGGTGTTGGCTCAGCGCACGAACACCGGCATTCAAGCGATCGCCGTGTTGGCGTTCGGCGATCAGCCTAAGCCTGGTGCGAAAGCCGCGCTGACAACCTTACGTGCGCGTGGTTTGCGTTTGGCCATGATTTCGGGTGACAACATGGGTGCTGCGCAAGCCATGGCCGCACGGCTGGGCTTGATGCCAAATGAGGTCTACGCCGATGTCATGCCCGGCGACAAAGCAGCCTTGGTTCGCAGCCTGCAACACAGCCCCAATGGCACACCCCATGTCGTGGCGTTTGTGGGTGATGGCATCAACGATGCCCCAGCTTTGGCTGCCGCAGACGTGGGCTTGGCCATGGCTAATTTGAATGCAGAGGGTCAGCGAGGGGGCGCTGATGTGGCCATGCAAGCTGCGGGCATTACCTTGATGCGAGGAGACGTGGCTTTGGTGGCCGGGGCTTTGGATATTTCTGCGCGCACGGTAGCCAAAATCCGCCAAAATTTATTTTGGGCCTTTGCTTACAACGCTGCTGGCATTCCCCTTGCCGCCATGGGCTACTTAAGCCCAGTGGTGGCAGGCGCCGCGATGGCGCTCAGCTCGGTGAGTGTGATGACCAACGCGTTGCTGCTCAAGCGCTGGAAACCGTAGCCCCTCATTTCTTGGCGGTGTTGCGCTTGTCGATAAGCGCGTTGATTTTTTTCAACATTGCTTCGTCAGGCTCTTTCCAATTCGCTCCGGCAAAGTTTGCCATGTACACCACAGCTGAGCCAAATTCGGCCACGCTCAGTTCGGGTTTGTTGCCTCGAGCAGGCATGGCGCGAACGCCCGCATAGCCATCAGCTGTGATGTTGGCTTGTCCCTCTTTGATGAGCTTGCTCCATGCTTTGACGTCGCCAATTTTTGGCGAGCCTTTATCGCCTTGTGCATGGCATGTGGAGCAAACGTTTTGGAATGTTTCTTCCCCGCCAGCCCAAGCACAGCTTGCGCTCACCGCCAACAAAAGCGACAACAGTTGTTTGTTCATACATCTCACCCTGAGTTGATTGATGGTGAATTTTGACTGATAAACCGCAGCCTTTCCCAGTTTTGATATGCCCTAGTAAAATCGCGCCCTGCTAAGCAGGGCGGCAAACAGCCCCTGCGACTCTGTGCCTAGGCACACCCAAAGGTTGTTTATGTTGTATCCCCAAGAGTTTGATGTCATCGTCGTTGGCGGTGGCCACGCAGGCACCGAAGCCGCACTGGCCGCAGCACGCATGGGCGCTAAAACTTTACTCTTAAGCCACAACATCGAAACCTTGGGCCAGATGAGCTGCAACCCGTCTATCGGCGGCATCGGCAAAGGCCATTTGGTCAAAGAGGTGGATGCTTTGGGCGGGGCGATGGCTTTGGCTACCGATGAGTCAGGTATCCAATTCCGCATTCTCAATAGTTCCAAAGGCCCAGCCGTGCGCGCCACTCGTGCGCAGGCCGACCGTATTTTGTACAAAGCGGCGATTCGCCGTATGCTGGAAAACCAGCCTAACCTTTGGCTTTTCCAACAAGCCGTGGACGACTTGATGGTGGAGGGCGACCGTGTGGTCGGCGCTTGTACCCAAGCAGGCATTCAGTTTCGCAGCCGAACCGTGGTGTTGACGGCGGGCACGTTCTTAGACGGCAAGATTCACGTTGGGCTGAACAACTACGCCGGCGGCCGCGCAGGGGACCCGCCGGCTGTCAGTTTGTCGGCCCGTCTCAAAGAGTTGAAACTGCCGCAAGGACGTTTGAAGACTGGCACGCCACCGCGCATTGATGGGCGCACGATTGACTTCAGCCAATGCACTGAGCAACCGGGCGATGGTGTGGCCAACCAAACCGACAACGGTGCACCTTCGGCGGGCGTGTTGGGCGAAGTGCCCGTTTTCAGTTTCATGGGGCGTGCCTCCATGCACCCGCAGCACATGCCCTGTTGGATCACGCACACCAATCAGCGCACCCATGACATCATTCGCTCTGGCTTTGACCGCAGCCCCATGTTCACCGGCAAGATCGAAGGTGTCGGCCCACGCTACTGCCCGAGCGTCGAAGATAAGATCAACCGCTTCGCTGACAAAGACAGCCACCAAATCTTTTTGGAACCCGAAGGCCTGACCACCCACGAGTATTACCCCAACGGCATTAGCACGAGTTTGCCGTTTGACATTCAGTACGACTTGGTTCGCTCGATGAAGGGTCTGGAAAACGCCCACATCATTCGCCCAGGGTACGCCATCGAGTACGACTATTTTGATCCGCGTGAACTCAAGCGCAGTTTTGAAACTCGTGCCATTGGCGGCTTGTTCTTTGCTGGGCAAATCAACGGTACCACCGGTTACGAGGAGGCCGCGGCACAAGGGTTGTTCGCGGGTATCAACGCCGCCTTGCAATGCCGTAGTTTGGCCGGAGCCGCCAACGACTTTGGCGGCTCGTGGACGCCGGGTCGAGACTTGGCCTATTTGGGCGTCTTGGTTGACGACCTTACCACCAAGGGTGTGACTGAGCCGTACCGTATGTTTACCAGCCGAGCGGAGTTCCGTCTCCAGTTGCGCGAAGACAATGCCGACATGCGCCTGACTGAGTTGGGTCGCCAAATGGGCTTGGTAGATGATGCGCGATGGGAGGCCTTCAACCGCAAGCGCGATGCTGTTTCACGTGAAACAGAGCGCCTCAAATCCATCTGGGTTAACCCACGCAACTTGCCTGCTGCCGAGGCTGAGCGCGTGTTGGGTAAGGGCATTGATCGCGAATACAACTTGGCCGATTTGCTCCGCCGTCCAGATGTGAGCTATCAAGGCTTGATGTCGTTGGATGGCGCCAAGTACCAGAATCAAGAGTTGCTAGATGGTTTGCGTGGCGATGATGTTTCACGTGAAACTACCCGCGCCATCATTGAGCAGGTCGAGATTGCTGCCAAATACTCGGGCTATATCGACCGCCAACGCGACGAAGTGCAGCGTGCCGCTCATTACGAAAACCTCAAACTGCCCGAAGACTTGGATTACAACCAAGTCACGGCTTTGTCGTTTGAGGTGCGTCAGCGCCTCACTCGCCAGCGCCCTGAAACTTTGGGGCAGGCGTCGCGCCTGTCGGGCATCACGCCTGCAGCTATTTCCTTGTTGCTGATTCACCTCAAGCGCTCCCGCGTGAAAGGCTTTGCGCAAGAGGTTGTTGCCGATTCGGCCGAGGCTGCGTGATGCATCCACTTTTGCCCGTCCTGCAAAAAGGGCTAGATGGTTTGGGCTTGACTCTGACGCTGGAGCGGCAAAACCAATTGTTGGTCTACATGGACTTGATTGCCAAGTGGACCAAGGTCTACAACCTGACGGCTGTGCGCGATGCTGATGAAATGCTCACGCACCACCTGCTCGACAGCTTGGCTGTCATTACGCCGCTGCGTCGCGAGTTGGCTAAGTTGAACTTGCCAGCAGGGCAGGGCTACAAATTATTGGATGTTGGGTCCGGCGCTGGCTTGCCCGGTATCGTCATTGCTATTACGTGTCCTGAGGTTGCGGTGACTTGTGTCGACACGGTTGCCAAAAAGGCTGCCTTCATTCAGCAGGTGGCAGCAACTCTAAAGCTGCCTAACCTCCAAGGTTTGCACGCAAGGGTTGAGAGCTTGACCGATCCTTTTGATGTGGTCTGTTCTCGAGCCTTTGCTTCTTTGGTGGATTTCACCGGTTGGTCGCATGCGGCCTTGGCTGATCATGGGGTATGGATGGCCATGAAGGGCAAACACCCAGACCAAGAGCTGGTCGTGTTGCCTGAAAACATCAAAGTGTTTCACGTGGAACAACTCCAAGTGCCTGGTTTGGATGCTGAGCGCTGCATCATCTGGATGCGCGGTTAAACTTCTTTCAGTTAAAAATCTGGGTTTTCTATGTTCGGTATCGCGGACTACGGCGCTTTTGTCGTGGCCATCATCGTCTTTTTGGCCATCCCCGGCCCTGGTAACTTGGCCTTGCTCACAGCAACAGGCAAGGGTGGGGTGCGCGCGGGCTTGGCCGCTACATTGGGTGTGATAGCCGGCGACCAGGTTTTGTTGTGGTTGGCCGTGGCGGGCTTGTCAGCCGTGCTCATCAACTATCCCAGCCTGTACAGCACTGTTCAGTGGGTGGGGGCTGCGTACTTGATGGGGTTGGGTTATTCGCTTTACAAGGTCAAGCCTGGTGATGCGCCTGTGCTGAATATGAAACCCGGCCACTACTTACGCCAAGCCCTGTTCATCACGGTCCTCAACCCGAAAGCCATTGTGTTTTACATGGCGTTTTTTCCCTTGTTTGTTGACCCTGCTATTCATATGGGGCTACTCACATTTGCTGTAATGGCTGCCACCATCGCCGCGCTGACCTTCGTCTATGGTTTGGTGGTGGTGCTACTGGCGCATCACACCGCTGAGCGTGTCCGAGCCAATCCGCTCATTGGCCTAGCGCTCAACAAAATTGCAGGCGTGTTGCTCATCGCGTTTGGCCTCAAGTTGGCCTTGTTCAAATAATTTTTCCGTCTCTTTCGAAAGCTCTGTATGGCCAAAATATTCTGCGTTGCCAACCAAAAAGGTGGTGTCGGCAAGACCACCACCACCGTCAACTTGGCGGCAGGCTTGGCCTTTGTTGGCCAGCGTGTGTTGATGGTTGACTTAGACCCCCAGGGCAATGCCACCATGAGTTCGGGCGTCGACAAACGCGAAATGGAACTCTCCGTGTATGACGTACTGTTGGAAGAGGCCACCATTGCCGATGCTCGCATTCGCAGCAACTGGGGTACTGAGGGCGTACGTGCCAAAATCCCAACCTATGACGTACTGGGAGCCAACCGTGATTTGGCGGGTGCGGAGGTTGAGCTGGTGTCGCTAGAGCGCCGCGAAAATCGCCTCAAACAAGCTTTGGCCGTGGTGGATGCAGAGTACGACTTTGTGCTTATTGATTGTCCCCCGTCACTCTCGATGCTGACGCTCAATGGTTTGTGCGCAGCGCACGGTGTGATCGTTCCGATGCAGTGCGAATACTTTGCTCTTGAAGGCCTGACCGACTTGGTCAACACCATCAAACAAGTGCATGCCAATCTCAACCGCGAACTCAAAATCATTGGCTTGTTGCGAGTGATGTTTGATCCGCGTATCACTTTACAGCAGCAGGTGAGCGATCAACTCAAAGACCACTTCGGTGACAAAGTGTTCAGCGCGGTCATCCCACGCAATGTACGTCTAGCCGAAGCACCTAGCTACGGTTTGCCCGGCGTGGTGTTTGACCCTTCGGCCAAAGGCAGCCATGCCTTTGTGGACTTTGCACACGAGATGGTCGAACGCGTGAAAACGCTTTGATGTCAAGCAAGAAGCCCAACGGCCACACCCTGTGACAGCGTCTGTCCTCCTTCTTCCCGGTTGGCACAACAGCGGCCCCGACCACTGGCAAAGCCTGTGGCAGGACGCGCATGGCTACACACGGGTGGAGCAACACAATTGGGATTTCCCGTTGCGTGGCGACTGGATGATTCAGCTCGAAGAGGCCGTGTTAGCCAACCCTAACGCTGTGTTGGTGGCGCACAGTTTGGGCTGTGTGTTGGTGGCGGCGTGGGCCTCGCACTCGCGTCACGCGCACAAGGTCAAAGCGGCTTTACTTGTCGCACCTGCCGATGTAGAGCGCCCCGAAATGCAACACATGCTCCACAGCTGGAGCCCCATTGTGCGCGAGCGTTTGCCTTTTCCTAGTGTGATGGCGGCCAGCCGCAACGACCCGTATTGCAGCCTTTTACGCGCCAGTGCATTGGCGCATGCCTGGGGCTCTCGTTTGGTCGATTGCGGCGCCGTGGGTCACATCAACACAGATTCACACCTTGGCGACTGGCCCGAGGGCCATGCTTTGCTACTAGATTTACTGAAAGAAAAAAATGGTCACTAAAAAAACCAAAGGCTTAGGCCGCGGCCTTGAAGCCTTGCTCGGCCCCAAGGTCGACGACACCGTCGCTGCAAAAACCGCCGCCGCCGAAGGCTTGCCCAGCACCTTGCCACTGAGCCAAATGGTGGCGGGTATGTACCAGCCGCGCACACGCATGGACGAAGGCGCTTTGTATGAGTTGGCTGAGAGCATCAAAGCCCAAGGCATCATGCAGCCCATCCTCGTGCGCCAGTTGCACGATGGTCCCAACGCCGGCAAATACGAAATCATCGCGGGCGAACGACGCAGCCGCGCAGCCAAACTCGCGGGCCTCGACACCGTGCCCGTGCTCGTGCGCGACGTGCCCAACGAAGCCGCCGCTGCGATGGCCTTGATTGAAAACATTCAGCGCGAAGACCTCAATCCGCTAGAAGAAGCGCAAGGTCTGCAACGTCTCATCAAAGAATTCGGTCTTACGCACGAACTCGCTGCGCAAGCCGTAGGCCGTTCGCGCAGCGCAGCCAGCAATTTGTTGCGTTTGCTCAACTTGGCTGAGCCAGTTCAATCGATGCTCATGGCTGGAGACATCGACATGGGCCACGCACGCGCGTTGTTGGCCCTCGACAGAGCAACACAGATCACAGCGGCCAACCAAATCAGCGCCAAAAAAATGTCGGTCCGCGAGGCAGAGAGCTTGGTCAAAAAACTGGGTGCTGAATTTAATTTGGTGCCGCAAAAGCCAAAGAGCGAAAAATCGCGCGATATCAAACGCATCGAAGAAGAGCTGTCTGATTTGCTAACGGCACAAGTTGAGGTGCGCGTTAAAAAACGTGTCAAACGACACGGCAGAGTTGAAGAGATGGGTGAGCTCTCAATTCAATTCGGCTCCATTGATGAGCTCAACGGCTTGATTGACGAACTGCGAAAGCCCTAACGCACATGATTGACAAACTGCGTCACGTTTTCTTGCCGAGGAGCTTTTTCACAGGCTCTCAGTTGGAGCGTCGTCGCAGTTTATTGATGTACATGCTGCTTTTGATTGGCGCATGTTCATTGCCTTTCTACTTTATCCCCCACCCCGATTACAACCATGTTGCCAACCTCGTTGGTACGGCGGGTTATTGGCTTTTGCTCGGCACACTGTTGCTGGGCGCTCCTTATGTTTGGGTGGTTCATGGGGGTTTGCTGTGGTCCATCTTTTATGTGGCCTATTTGGCCGCGATGACGGGGGGCATCAACTCTCCGGTGATGGTTTGGATGACCATCATTGTTTTGCCAGCTGTTTTGTTGCTTGACCGGGCGGCGGCATTTTTTTGGATCATTGCCGTTTTCTTGGCCAATTTATTGTTGTTGCTCATTACCCAATATGGATGGGTCAACACGGACATCAACATGAACAACGATGTCATGGCATGGACCGTGGCCAATAAACTTTTCGTCATTGCTTTGGCGCTTTACGCGGTGTTTGTGACGGAGACCATGCATCGAAGCCAAGCCGCGGAAATGGATGAAAGTAACGCTGAGCTTGAGCGTACACACCAAGCCCTTATTCGTGCGCAAGCGCACAAAGACGAATTCATTGCCTCTGTTGGTCACGAACTACGCACGCCCATGAATGCCATCTTGGGCCTCAATGGCATTCTTCGCACAGAGCTTGCGGGGAGGCCTGAAGACGCCGCAGTGGTTGACCATATACGCCGATCGACCGAACAGCTGCTGCAAGTCGTCAACGACATTCTTGACTTTTCTCAACTGCAAGCGGGGCGCTTGACGCTGCACGAAGAGGAGTTTGCATTACGTGATGTCTGGACTGCGCTTTTTCAAAACCATGAGAAAAAAGCAGAAGCTAAAAACATCCGCATGAGCTTTGAAGTTAGCGCTGTACACGGCATGTGGGTCAAGGGTGATCGACAACGCTTGTTGCAAGTTCTCAATAACCTGCTTGATAACGCGATCAAATTTACGGCACAAGGGCACATCGTGATCCGCGCCCAAGCCATCGGCGGCGGTCTTTTGTTTGAGGTGCAAGACTCGGGCATTGGGATTGCTGTCGACAGACAAAAACAAATTTTCAATGGCTTTGAACATGCCGATGTGCAGACCAACCGTCAATACGGCGGCACAGGATTGGGTTTGTCCATTTGTGAGCGACTGGTCACGCTGCAGGGGGGCACCATTGGTGTGAGTAGCGTGCAAGGTGAAGGGTCGCGCTTTTGGTTTCAATTGCCCTTACGTAGCATCGCCGTCAAAGACGCGCAGGCCGCTGCAGACATGGCGAGAGCCTTGGTTGATCAACCTATTCGAGTTTTGCTGGTCGACGATAACGCCGTTAACTTGTTGGTTGCCCGCATGATGCTTAAGAAATGTTTTCCAAAAGCCGACATCGTTCAAGCCAACAGTGGTGCAGAGGCCTTGGAAAAGCTGCGAACTGAAACATTTGATCTCACACTCATGGATATGGTCATGCCCGAGATGGACGGCATGCAAGTGACACAAACGTTGCGCCTTGATTTTCCAGAACCAGTTTGTCACATGCCCGTCTTGGCGTTGACTGCGAGTGCCAATCCAGTAGATCACGACCGTTGTTTGGCCGCCGGCATGGATGATGTGTTGCACAAGCCTTTGGATGAATCACAACTTATTTCGAAAATTTCGAACGCACTCGCGATTCATGCAACAAGGGGTCAAGCATGACGCGCTACACGCTTGAACACCTAGCTGCATTGGCCGTTCCGCATTTGCCAGAGCGTTTCCGCGAGGGGCGGTTGCCGTATCTCTTCTTTGTGGTGTGGGTCTTAATTGGTGTGATGGTCATCTTGGCCATCATCACGCCGTATCCCAATGGTGTGCCTGTTCCTTTGGCGTTTGCCTTTGTGTTGCTTGTTTTGCAACTGTTATTTATTTGGGGCTTGCCATTTTCTGTTGCGGTTAATTTGGGCTTGTTGGCAGGGTTAACTCAGGTCACCTATGCCGCTTGGATGTCGGGGGGTATTTTTTCTCCGCGAATGGCGTGGATGACCGTCATTCCGTTGGTGCCGTTTTATGCCGTCAGTCGCCGCACGGGGGTGGTTTGGTTGGTCTTGGTCCTCTTGGTCGAAATGCTGATGAGTTATCTCACCTGGCACAGTTGGTTGCCAGACAACCCGACCCTAGGTGCGGCACAGGTCATGTCATCGTTTGCCAGCTACTCGGTGGTGACCTTGATTTTGATCACCGTCCCATTTCTGTATGACAACGCATTTCGGCTGGCCTACAACGCGAGCCTACAGCGCAACCAAGAGCTTGAAGAGAAACGCCAAGAGCTTTTGCGCACTTCTGCTTTGCGAGAGCAATTCATCGCCACCGTTAGCCACGAACTACGTACGCCCATGAATGCCATCTTGGGTTTCAACAACATGCTTTTGGCGCGGGTGTCCGACAACTTGCAGGCGCTGAAAATTCTCAACCACACGCGGCAATCGGCAGACCACTTGCTCACTGTGATCAACGACGTGCTGGATTACTCACAACTGCAAGCGGGCAAGATCAATGTCCATGCAGAGACCTTCGCCCTGAGAGATACCGTCAACACAGCGTTTGACCTTTTTGCACAACGGGTCGAAAGCATGCACTTGCAATACACCTGCACCATTGATGACAACGTCCCCCACTGGGTCAGCACAGATCGCCATCGGCTGATGCAGATCTTGGTCAACCTCTTGGGCAATGCCATCAAGTTCACACATCAGGGGTACGTCACTTTGTCTGTGCGCCGTCAGCCTTTGTGCGTCCACTTCTCTGTGCGTGACAGTGGCATTGGCATTCCCGAATCGCAACAGCCCAAAATCTTCCAGCGTTTTGTACAAGCGGAAGACGACATTCAATCGCGCTACGGCGGCAATGGCCTGGGCCTATCCATCACACAACGACTGGTTGAGTTGATGGGGGGGCATATCGGCTTTGAAAGCAAGCCGGGGCAAGGCTCCATGTTTTGGTTCACCTTGCCTTTGGTCGACGTTGCTGCGCCAACTGTGGAGGCACCCAAGGCCAAAACGACCAGCCTGCCAACGTCTGCAACGCAAAGGTTTTTGGTGGTGGACGATCACCCCATCAACCGATTGCTTGTGCGCCAAATTTTGAAAAACAATTGGAAAAACTGTGAACTCGTCGAAGCCGAAAACGGGCTCAAAGCGCTCGAGGCATTGCGACAACAAGAGTTCGATGTCATCTTGATGGACATGGTCATGCCGGAGATGGACGGCATTGAGGCCACCTCAGCACTGCGCCTGACGTTTGACCAGCCAGTGCGCGACACCCCGGTATTAGGCCTCACAGCCAACGTCAATCCGCTTGACCTCGAGCGATTTGCTGCCGCAGGCGTCAGCGCCGTGGTGCTCAAGCCCTTTGATGCAGCCAAGGTCTGCGCCAAAGTTGAAGAAATGCTTATAGAGAAAAGATCTTCCCTGGGTTCATGATGTTGTGTGGGTCCAGCGCCCGCTTGATGGTTCGCATCATCTCCACGGCGCCGTCGCCAGCTTCGGTTCGCAAGAAATCCATTTTGTGCAATCCCACCCCGTGTTCACCCGTACACGTGCCTCCTAACGTGAGCGCACGGTGGACCAAGCGTTGGTTCAGTGCTTCGGCCGTTTCATACTCTTTGGGATCATTGGGATCAATCAAATAACCGACATGGAAATTGCCGTCTCCCACATGGCCTACTAAGAAATAGGGCAAGCCAGAGGCTTCTGCTTCGGCGATGGAGTCGAGCATGGCCTCTGCCAGCTTGCTGATGGGTACGCAAGTGTCTGTCGTCACGGCGCGACAACCGGGGCGGCTTTGCAATGCGGCGAAGTAAGCGTTGTGGCGAGCGGTCCACAACCGTGTCCGCTCTTCGGGGGTGGTTGCCCACTCAAAAGACACACTGCCGTGTTCAAGTGCAATTTCTTGCACTGTTTTCGCCTGTTCTTCGACCCCCGCAGGTGAGCCATGAAACTCCATCAGCAATAAAGGCGCTTCCGCCAAATCTAGCTTGGCATAGGCATTCACGGCGCGTACGCTTGCTGCATCAATCAATTCAACGCGTGCAATAGGTACGCCCATTTGAATGATGGCAATCGTCGTTTGAACCGCCGCTTCTAACGACGGAAATGAACACACCGCTGCGGACACCGCCTCTGGTAATGGATAGATGCGCAAAGAAATCTCGGTCATCACGCCAAGCGTGCCTTCGCTTCCAACAAACAAACGCGTCAAATCGTAACCAGCGGATGATTTTTTCGCGCGCGTACCTGTGCGAATCACTTCGCCGCTGGCAGTGACCACCTCTAGGGCCAGGACGTTCTCTCGCATCGTGCCATAGCGCACGGCATTGGTCCCGCTGGCCCGTGTGGCGCACATGCCGCCGATCGAGGCATCTGCACCAGGGTCAATCGGAAAAAACAAACCCGTGCTCTTGATTTCTTCGTTCAATTGTTTTCGCGTGACGCCTGGCTGCACGGTCACGGTCAAATCCTCAGCGTTCACACTCAGCACTTGGTTCATGCGGCTCACATCCAAACTGACGCCCCCCTGCACCGCCAGTAAATGCCCCTCAAGCGACGAGCCAACACCATAAGGAATCACGGGTACGCCATGCGCGGCACACAAGGCCACCGCATCCGCTACATCCTGCGTGTTTTGCGCAAAGATCACCGCGGCAGGCGGCGGAACATCGATAAATGGAGATTCGTCGCGCCCGTGGTGCTCACGCACGGCCATGGCCACCGAGCAATTGGCGCCAAACCGTGCTTGCAATTCGGCCAAGCACTCGGCGGAGACCTCACGCTGCTTCACGGCGGGGGTCAAATGGTTGGGGTGGGTCGGCGCATTCATACAAACTCCTTGGCAATCCCTCATTCTATGAAGCTCGAAAGTTTTGCAGCGCTGCTTTGGCGACAGGCACAATAGCGCTATTCATCAAAGAACATCACGCACATGGGCAATCGACTTTCACAAATCGCCACCCGCACAGGCGATGCCGGCACGACGGGCTTGGGCAATAACCAACGCGTT
This window harbors:
- a CDS encoding FAD-linked oxidase C-terminal domain-containing protein, translated to MNAPTHPNHLTPAVKQREVSAECLAELQARFGANCSVAMAVREHHGRDESPFIDVPPPAAVIFAQNTQDVADAVALCAAHGVPVIPYGVGSSLEGHLLAVQGGVSLDVSRMNQVLSVNAEDLTVTVQPGVTRKQLNEEIKSTGLFFPIDPGADASIGGMCATRASGTNAVRYGTMRENVLALEVVTASGEVIRTGTRAKKSSAGYDLTRLFVGSEGTLGVMTEISLRIYPLPEAVSAAVCSFPSLEAAVQTTIAIIQMGVPIARVELIDAASVRAVNAYAKLDLAEAPLLLMEFHGSPAGVEEQAKTVQEIALEHGSVSFEWATTPEERTRLWTARHNAYFAALQSRPGCRAVTTDTCVPISKLAEAMLDSIAEAEASGLPYFLVGHVGDGNFHVGYLIDPNDPKEYETAEALNQRLVHRALTLGGTCTGEHGVGLHKMDFLRTEAGDGAVEMMRTIKRALDPHNIMNPGKIFSL